A genomic stretch from Marinimicrobium sp. C6131 includes:
- a CDS encoding methyl-accepting chemotaxis protein produces MRNNGPVTGRNVPVKSGDELVSSTDTKGTILFCNDTFQEISGFSRDELIGQPHNVIRHPEMPEAVFGLMWGALKSGRPWMGIVKNRCKNGDHYWVDAYVTPLREQGQVRGYESVRVHPDAQRVARAEASYRRMRAGKPACPLWLSLWHSARTAVQVAGIALLILLAGSWVLGLLSPLTALAALVGSVVIGGVTQALLAQHLNVSIAQARAIMHDPIAAYIYTGRSDALGEIEFAQLALRARLRTTLGRFGESARELHGHAAEAQRQAAQTHRGMDEQQRETSRVAVAMQQMAQAVQEVASGASDTSDATRSAIGEVQRGDQVIQTASGAISELSQQVDSLGQVLARLTADSGEIAKVVDVIRGIAEQTNLLALNAAIEAARAGEQGRGFAVVADEVRTLAQRTQDSTGHIRNIIEKLGEATGQAGDSMEQCLQLVDRSVGEMDNVKHALTAISGAVEKIDQMSHQIASAAEEQSVTALDIEQNTQHISEISDRTQKEVADAEALNKEMEQLSERQLNLIVRFN; encoded by the coding sequence ATGCGTAATAACGGCCCCGTGACTGGCCGCAACGTACCGGTGAAATCGGGCGACGAGCTGGTCTCATCGACCGACACCAAAGGTACCATCCTTTTCTGCAACGACACTTTTCAGGAAATCTCCGGTTTTTCCCGGGATGAGCTGATCGGCCAACCGCACAATGTGATTCGCCACCCCGAGATGCCCGAGGCCGTGTTCGGCCTGATGTGGGGTGCCCTGAAGAGTGGCAGGCCCTGGATGGGCATCGTCAAAAACCGGTGCAAGAACGGCGATCACTACTGGGTGGACGCCTATGTCACGCCGCTGCGGGAGCAGGGCCAGGTCCGGGGCTACGAATCCGTGCGAGTTCACCCCGATGCGCAGAGGGTAGCCCGGGCCGAAGCGAGCTACCGACGGATGCGTGCCGGCAAACCCGCCTGTCCGCTGTGGTTGAGTCTCTGGCACAGCGCACGCACGGCCGTGCAGGTCGCCGGAATTGCACTCCTGATTCTGTTGGCCGGCAGTTGGGTGCTGGGTCTGTTGAGCCCACTGACAGCCCTGGCGGCCCTGGTGGGCAGCGTGGTCATCGGAGGCGTTACCCAGGCACTGCTCGCACAACACCTTAACGTCAGCATCGCCCAGGCTCGCGCCATTATGCACGACCCGATTGCGGCCTACATTTACACCGGACGCAGCGATGCATTGGGGGAAATCGAATTTGCACAGTTGGCCTTGCGAGCGCGTCTGCGCACCACCCTCGGGCGATTCGGGGAGTCGGCCCGGGAACTGCACGGTCATGCGGCGGAGGCGCAACGGCAGGCCGCACAGACCCATCGCGGTATGGACGAGCAACAGCGGGAAACCTCGCGTGTTGCCGTGGCCATGCAGCAGATGGCACAGGCGGTCCAGGAAGTGGCCAGTGGTGCATCCGATACCTCTGACGCGACCCGCAGCGCGATCGGTGAGGTCCAGCGTGGCGATCAGGTGATTCAGACTGCCAGTGGCGCCATCAGTGAGCTGTCGCAACAGGTAGACAGCCTTGGCCAGGTACTGGCGCGTCTGACCGCCGACAGCGGTGAGATCGCCAAAGTGGTGGACGTGATCCGGGGCATCGCCGAGCAGACCAACCTTCTGGCTCTGAATGCGGCGATCGAAGCCGCCCGCGCCGGTGAGCAGGGGCGTGGGTTTGCGGTGGTGGCGGATGAGGTGCGCACCCTGGCCCAGCGCACCCAGGATTCCACCGGGCACATTCGCAACATCATTGAAAAGCTGGGCGAGGCCACCGGCCAGGCCGGTGACAGCATGGAGCAGTGCCTGCAACTGGTCGATCGCAGCGTGGGCGAGATGGACAATGTGAAGCACGCCCTGACCGCCATTTCCGGGGCGGTGGAGAAAATCGACCAGATGTCGCATCAGATTGCGTCAGCGGCCGAAGAGCAGTCTGTGACGGCTCTGGACATTGAGCAGAACACCCAGCACATCAGCGAGATTTCCGACCGGACCCAAAAAGAGGTGGCCGATGCGGAAGCGCTCAATAAGGAAATGGAGCAGTTGTCCGAGCGTCAATTGAACCTTATTGTGCGCTTTAACTGA
- a CDS encoding flagellar brake protein, with protein sequence MALLRALLQKFSANEASELAVSAPQAPRPEPACARHLRPLADRRQLLAVRHRGREYQSLILALDTDRQLLWLDELFPRAINLEPGDDLTLSHHENGQLFEFSAPVVGWSTPQRTGGLALPFPEQFYMGPRRRWPRLNVFGWYPISARLGVPGLSPLCGEVLNLSAGGMRLGLTGDWRPFLHHRDILPLCEFTVAPGLKVRCRVRVCAFNLSHRPWRQTRVSLAFVDLAGETQAALAAFVVAQQSRALAAA encoded by the coding sequence ATGGCCCTGTTGCGAGCACTGCTGCAAAAATTCTCCGCCAACGAAGCCTCTGAGCTAGCGGTATCCGCCCCGCAAGCTCCAAGGCCCGAACCCGCGTGCGCCAGACACCTGCGTCCCCTGGCCGACCGTCGCCAGCTGCTCGCCGTGCGCCACCGGGGGCGTGAATACCAAAGCCTGATTCTCGCCCTCGACACCGACCGGCAACTGCTCTGGCTCGACGAACTCTTCCCCCGGGCCATCAACCTCGAACCCGGCGACGACCTGACCCTCAGTCACCACGAAAACGGCCAGCTGTTCGAATTCAGCGCACCGGTGGTTGGCTGGAGCACCCCCCAGCGAACCGGTGGGCTCGCCCTGCCCTTCCCCGAGCAATTCTACATGGGCCCCCGGCGCCGCTGGCCCCGGCTGAACGTATTCGGCTGGTACCCCATCAGCGCCCGTCTGGGTGTACCGGGACTTTCACCCCTTTGCGGCGAAGTCCTCAACCTTTCCGCCGGCGGCATGCGACTCGGGCTGACCGGTGACTGGCGGCCATTTCTCCATCACCGGGACATATTGCCCCTGTGTGAATTCACCGTCGCCCCGGGACTCAAGGTTCGCTGCCGGGTGCGGGTCTGTGCCTTCAACCTCAGCCACCGCCCCTGGCGCCAGACCCGGGTGAGCCTGGCCTTTGTCGACCTTGCCGGTGAAACCCAAGCCGCACTGGCTGCATTCGTCGTCGCCCAGCAGAGCCGGGCTCTGGCCGCAGCCTAA
- the ttcA gene encoding tRNA 2-thiocytidine(32) synthetase TtcA, giving the protein MSQPAVRKERLEYNKLQKRLRRQVGSAIADYNMIEDGDRIMVCLSGGKDSYGMLDILMSLQKTAPIRFELIAVNMDQKQPGFPEHILPEYLEQVGVPYHIIERDTYSIVKDVIPEGKTTCGLCSRLRRGTLYSFANEIGATKIALGHHRDDIIETLFLNMFYGGKLKAMPPKLLADDKRNVLIRPLAYCKEQDLADFADYKAFPIIPCNLCGSQENLQRQVIKQMLADWERQHPGRTETIFSAIRNVAPSQLADTELFDFAGLTVDPDALAGAEDERPAESGVQQFIPALQVS; this is encoded by the coding sequence ATGAGTCAGCCCGCCGTGCGCAAAGAGCGCCTGGAATACAACAAACTGCAGAAGCGTCTGCGTCGTCAGGTCGGCAGCGCCATTGCCGATTACAACATGATCGAAGACGGCGACCGGATCATGGTCTGCCTCTCCGGTGGTAAAGACTCCTACGGCATGCTCGACATCCTCATGAGCCTGCAGAAGACCGCCCCTATCCGCTTCGAACTGATTGCCGTCAACATGGACCAGAAGCAGCCCGGCTTTCCCGAGCATATTCTGCCCGAGTACCTGGAACAGGTGGGGGTGCCCTATCACATCATTGAGCGCGACACCTACAGCATCGTCAAGGACGTCATTCCCGAAGGCAAAACCACCTGTGGCCTCTGCTCACGCCTGCGTCGGGGCACCCTGTACAGCTTTGCCAATGAGATCGGCGCGACCAAAATCGCTCTGGGCCACCACCGGGACGATATTATCGAAACCCTGTTTCTGAACATGTTCTACGGGGGCAAGCTCAAGGCCATGCCTCCCAAACTGCTCGCCGACGACAAACGCAACGTCCTGATTCGTCCGCTCGCCTACTGCAAAGAACAGGACCTGGCGGATTTCGCCGATTACAAGGCCTTTCCGATCATTCCCTGTAACCTTTGTGGGTCTCAGGAGAACCTGCAGCGGCAGGTGATCAAGCAGATGCTGGCCGACTGGGAGCGCCAGCACCCGGGACGTACCGAGACCATCTTTTCGGCGATCCGCAATGTCGCCCCCTCGCAACTGGCGGATACCGAGCTGTTCGACTTCGCCGGTCTGACGGTGGATCCGGACGCATTGGCCGGCGCTGAGGACGAGCGGCCAGCGGAGTCTGGTGTTCAACAGTTTATTCCAGCGCTGCAGGTTTCCTGA